GCGGCTACGGCTGCGGTTGCCAATATTTATGGCTTAGACGGAACGATCGATATCGCCAATGAACTGACACGCCTAACTGGCGAAACCGCTCTCAAAGGCATTGATAAACTGACTGAACTGCATGCCAAGGCCATGGATCGTGGGTTGGAAGGCCTGACCGATGGCCTCAATGGCCTGGCTGACGTGATTCGCAACCCCGAAAAATACGCGCAACAGATGGGTAAATCGGTTGAAGAGGTGATGGGGCAAGCCTATGACCTACTCAAGAAAAAAGCCGGAGAAGGTATTGAGGCTGCCAAGCAGGTCTATGGCGTGCTCAAAGATATTGCCACGAACCCTGGCGCATATGCCCAAAAGGCTGTGGATTTTGCTGTGGAAACGGGCATTAAATTGGGCAATGACGTGGCCTATGCTGCGGGCGCTGCTGTGGGTTTTGTAAAAGACATGGCGGTAAAAGGGGCTGTGGCCTTTGGCGAGGGGGTCAAAGCCCTCTATGACCTGGGGGCCGATGGCGTGAAAGCTGCCAAAGATTTGATTGGATCGGCTTTGCGCAAAGGCGGACAAGTGGCCCAAGATGCCTTGGCTTTTGCCCGTGACGTGGTCAATAACCCTGCCAAATATGGTGAAATGGCAGGCGAAATGGCGGCCCAGGCAGCTGCAGCTCTACGAGATGCCGTCAAAGCCGGAATTGCCAAAGCCGGAGATGCACTGGTCGCCCTCAAGGATATGGCCGTCAATGGCGTGGAAAGCGCGGTTCAGGGCATGAAGGACATTGTCTCAGCGGGGGGCGCGATGGCGGCCAAAGCTTTGACGTATATCAGCGAAGTGCCAGAGAAGGTGGCGCATGCCATTGGCGAGGGCTTGCAAGCCGCTTATCGGGCGGGCAAAGCCACGGTGGATATGGCCAAATGGGTCGCCCAGAATCCCCAGGCTGCTTTGCAGAAACTGGGTACTGCCGGTCAACAGGTTTTAACCTCCACCCGAGACTTTCTGATAGACACCGCCAAATCTGCCGGTAAAGGGGCTGCCGATGCTCTGAAATACCTTGAAGGACTTTACGATCGCACCGGTGCTGCTTTGGGGCGTTTTGGCGATACCCTGGTGGATCTGATGAAACAGGGCGTAAATGTGGGCAAGGATATGGTCGGACGTTATTGGGACGTGATCAAAAAGCGTGGCCCCGAGCTGATCTCGGCACTTGGCAATTTGGGCAAAGCCGGTATTGATCTGATGACCAAAATTGGCCAATGGCAGACAGATGCCGCCAAATGGGTGGTGGATGGTCTTTCCAATGCGGTCAGTACAGCAGGTTCTGCCGTGAAAAGTTATGCTTTGCAAAAATTAAACGAAATCGGTGCGACCGATGCGATTGTGAAACTGGTGAACCAGGGCAAAGCTACGCTTTCAGATCTTAAAAAGATGGGCAGCCAGGCGATTGAGGCGATTAAGAAATATGGAAATCCCGAAGCCTTGGGGCAATTGCTCAATGCGGGCATGGTCAAGGCCAGCGATATGATTTCTTCGCTGATGAGCCAAGGTGCCGATGGCATTCGCAAATTGGTTGAAACGACCCAACACTATGGGGGGTTGGCCAAAGAATTTATTGGCAAGCTCATGGCCGAAATGGGCTCAGCTTGGGATCAAAGCAGTATCACCAATGGTTATGCGCCTTTGCGCCATGTCATTGGCAAATACCTCGATCAGGCGGCGGCAGCAGGGGGCGAGGCTGTGGCCTGGATGAAGCAACAATTGGTTTCGGCCCTGGATACGATGGACAAAAATATGGAACGGGCCCAAGCGGGCAATTGGGTCGTGGTTTCGATTCCTGACTCGATTATCAATGCTTTGAGGTAAACAGGGAGATGTTGACGGAAGAAGATCCTTTTCCGCTGGCTGAGGGGCCGGTCGAATCGGTTGAACCCTTTGTGAATCCCCCTGTGGATTCAGGCTATCACCCGCCGCCACTTGAGCCCGTGCCCTTTGTCGATCCCTTTGCTGGGCTTGTGCATTCAGCGGAAAAAGAAATTTCTGAACTTTTTGCCAAAATTCATGTTTTTCCTTGGCAGTTGGTTCAGAGTGCGCACAAAAAATTGATGTCGATGCCCAGTGGGCATCCTTTGAAGCCAGCGCAACGTCGTCTGCTTGAGGCCTGTTTAAATCCAAAAGCCGATGCTTTGGCGTTTTTAAAGGACTGTAGCCTGGACGATTTGGGGGGCCTGGCCCAGGCCCTGCAAGAGTTGGGTCGGCGTAAAATGCCAATGAACCCCAGTCCTCAACTTTTACAGGAGCAGCAGGCTTTGCAGTATTTGTATCAGATTATCGAGGCGGAATGTCTTGCCCGTAATCTGTAAGCGGATTTTCAAGCAAGATTTTAAAATGCTATCGGATAATAACAAGAGACTTTAAAGTAAAGCAGGCGTGAACAGAATGTCCGGAATTTCCAGTTTTTTTTCCTCTTTTGTCGATTCTTTTCAAGCAGGAATGAAGAGCAATGCTCCTGCGCCTCCACCTGCTGCTCCTGCGCCTCCCCCTGCTACTCCGCCTGCTCCCCCCAAAGATCAAGCCGAGTTAAGTAAAGTATCAACGGCTCCTGCGGCCGCAGGAGCCCCTAAGCAGGTAACCTTTGGCGGTTCGGTCTCTGCTGAACCCCTGCCCAAGGTTGCCAATGCGCAGGAAGCTTTGGCCCAATTGCGCCAGATCGGTTTTATCACGGGTTCAGCCGGACGAGAAGCTTATCATTATGAGAAGCTTTCAGGACAAAGCGCAGATACGATCCGCCACTTGCAGTCTGTTTTCAGCCGCGACAGTCAGGGGGGCCGTGATCACAGTACCACCCAGTTTGCTCTGCGTGTGGTGGGTGCCACGCTCAGCCGTCCGGAAGAGCGCCAACGCTTTATCAAAACGGGGCTTTTGAACAGCAAAGATGCAGATACTTCGCTCGATCAGATGTCGCGTATTCTTCGCCTCAAGCCCGATGCCGAGATTGCCAAAGCCTTGAAAAACAGTTTGGGGTTGGCCAGTGAAAAACAAACCCAGAATTTTCTCTATAAAAGTGGGTTTTTAATGGCTGACAGCATGGAAGAAAATGGCCCGACCATTCATAAAAAAAACCTTCAACATCTTCCTCCAGCAATTGTCGAGCAACTGATTCAGAATTTGAATAAAGGGGGCATACTGAGTCAAAATGCCCCGATCGTCAACGCACTTAAACACCTGCATTAATCCCTGTCTTTTCTAAAAAGCCCCCCTGAAACTCAGGGGGGCTTTTTTCGTGTGTGAGTTTGAGTGTGCCTGCTTGTGAGGCTTTCGGCCCTTTTCAAATACCCTTTGTCTTTAGCTGAAAAACAAGACTTTCAGTGTGTGTTTGGATGATGGGAAAATATTTTACAAAATAATAAATAATTTTATTTACTTTTTTGTAAATAAAATATATACTCAGATCATTGAAGTCTTTCAAACCTAGTGTTTTCCATGGAGGAAATATTTATGAAATCCCGTTCTGCTCTGATTTTGATGATCTCTACCTTGAGTTTCTCTGCCTTGAGTCTTTCGGCCTGTGGGCCTGCACCTACGGCCACTCCTGCTTCACTGGGGGCACATTCCTACCCCATGCCCTCGGCTTCAGCGGCTTATCCTTACGCCTATCCTTCAGCTGCTCCTTCAGCTGCTCCTTCAGCTGCTCCTTCAGCCGCGCCGCTGGGGATGCCTCTGCCCTCAGGTACTTCAGCCCCCTCTGCGATGCCGACTTCTGCCCCTGACGCCACTCCCAATACCGAGAGCTATCAAACGATTCAGGAAAATCCTTTTCTGGCAGCCTTAAGCAACCCGCTTTCTACCTTCTCAATTGATGTCGATACTGCTTCCTATAGCAATTTGCGCCGTTTTCTCAACCAGGGCCAATTGCCCCCCAAAGATGCTGTGCGGATTGAGGAAATGCTCAATTATTTTCGCTATGCCTATCCCCAACCGCAGTCCGACCGTCCCTTCTCGGTCAGCACAGAGCTTTCAGAATGTCCTTGGCAAGCGGGCCATCAACTCTTGCAGATTGGCTTACAGGCGCAGTCGGTGGATATGAGCAAAGCCCCCCGCAGCAATCTGGTCTTTTTACTCGATGTTTCAGGTTCCATGTCAGACCCGAATAAACTGCCTTTGCTCAAGCAGTCTCTGCGTTTACTCATTGACCAACTGCGCGAGGATGATAAGGTTTCAATTGTGGTCTATGCGGGGGCTGCGGGTCAGGTTTTGCAACCTACTTCAGGGGATCGCAAAGATACGATTCTCAAGGCGCTGGATCAATTGGAGGCAGGGGGCTCTACCGCAGGGGGCGCAGGCATTCAATTGGCCTATCAGGTCGCCCAGGCCCAATTTATTCAAGGCGGCAATAACCGGGTGATCTTGGCAACCGATGGCGATTTTAATGTGGGGGCTTCTTCGGATGCCGAAATGGAGCGCCTGATCGAAGCCAAACGTAAAGAAGGCGTATTTTTAACGGTTTTGGGCTTTGGCATGGGCAATTATAAGGATTCCAAAATGGAAACCCTTGCCAATAAGGGCAATGGCAATTATGCGTATATCGACAGTCTGATGGAAGCCCGCAAGGTTTTGGTTCAGGAAATGGGCGGAACGCTGTTGACCGTAGCCAAAGATGTGAAATTGCAACTTGAATTCAATCCCGCCAAAGTGGCCCGCTATCGTCTGATTGGTTATGAAAACCGTTTGCTGCGGGCTGAAGACTTCAACAATGATGCCAAAGATGCCGGTGAATTGGGGGCCGGTCATACGGTGACAGCCCTCTATGAGTTGGAACCTGCCAGCCCAAACACTGCGCAGAACAGCAGCCTGAACTATTCTGAAACCCAAACCAAAGACTCAGCCTTGGGTTCCCAGGACTTGCTGAGCTTGAGCCTGCGTTATAAGGCGCCAAGCCAGGAAACCAGTCAGTTGATTGCACAAACAGTCAGCACCCAGGCCAAACCTTGGTCAGAAGCCTCAGAGAATATGCATTTTGCAGCCTCGGTTGCGGGCTTTGGCATGCTCTTGCGTGATTCTGAATACAAGGGCCAACTGAGTTTTGCACAGGTACAGCAGTTGGGGCGTGAAGGCCTGGGCGCGGATCGTGAAGGTTATCGCCAGGCCTATCTTGAATTGCTCAATCAGGCCGGGCGTTTGGGCTTAAAATAAGCCTGTTCAGCTCTCGTTGCGGATCGAAAGCTCAGTCAGTTCTCTGCGTGCCCGATCGATGAGCTGATCGACCCAACGCCGGTACATTTCAGCAGAAGGATGCAGGCCATCTTCGCCTACCAACTGCTGAAATTTTCCCATGTCACGGGAAAGGGTCGTGATATTCAGATATTGCACACCAAACTGGTAGCTCAAACGGGCATTGATGCGGTTGAAGCCGTCAATGGCTGAGGCTATCTCTGCGCGATCCCGATCTTTGGCAAAGGGGGTGACACCCCAGTCTGGAATCGAGAGTACAAAGACTCGTTCTTTGCGCATTCCGGCCAATGCAATCGCCTGGCGCAGCAACAATTCAAATTCCTGTTCGTATTCTGCTTCACTGCGATCTTGGTATTGGTTATTGACGCCAATCAGCAGAGAGACCAAATCATAGGGGGGAGTCAGGGACGCCTCTGCGATCGCCTTGCGCAAATCCTGGGTGGTCCAGCCTGTTTGGGCGATGATTTGGGGATCGGCAATCTCCAGGCCCCGATTGCGCAGGCCCTGGGTCAGTTGTTGGGGCCAACGCTCTTTATCGGTCAGGCCTTCGCCGATTGTATAGGAGTCTCCTAAAGCTAAAAAATGATGCATGATTTTACCTTTCTTGGGAATCACGGGTGTTTGGGTGCTTATCCATCCGCCCACAAAAATTGTTTTAAAGCGCACGGGCCGTGCTTTTGACCTGCTCCCAGCTTTCAGCGAGATCTTCCCAACTGACGCGGGTTTGCCCAATGACCCAGCGCAGGACATACACGCCTCTCAAGCGGGTATGGGTCATAAACAGCTTGCCTGAAGCATTGAGTGCTTCCAGCAGTTTTGGGTTGAGCCGATCCAGGTCTTCGGGTGTTTTTCCCGGAGGGGCGTAGCGAAAGCAGAGGGTATTGAAATGGACTGGCGCCAGCACTTCAAAATCGCTTTCTGCTTTGAGGGTTTTCGCCAAGGTCTGGGCCCAGGCCAGATGCGTCTGGATCAAGCTTTTGAGACCTTCTGCGCCATAACTGCGCAAAACAAACCACAGTTTCAGGGCGCGAAAACGCCGGCCCAGTTGGGGGCCCCAATCGCGAAAATTTTTGACCTGTGCGTCCTGGCCTGTTTTGAGGTATTCGGGGGTCAGGGCAAAGGTATCTAAGAGGGCCTGGGGGTCACGCACATAATAGGCTGAACAGTCAAAATTGGTAAGCAGCCATTTGTGGGGGTTAAACACAAACGAATCTGCGTATTCCAAACCATGGGCCAAGGCCTGGATTTCTGGCAGAATCAGGGCCGAACCGGCAAAGGCCGCGTCGATATGCAGCCAAAGCCCTTCGCGCTGACAAATGGCGGCAATTTCAGCCAGGGGATCTATGGCGGTTGAACCAGTGGTGCCAAAGGCTGCGACCACACAAAGCGGTTCGTAACCCGCTGCGCGGTCGGCCTGAATCTGTGTTTCCAGAGCGGTGGCCTGAAGGGCAAAGTTTTGATCGACCTCAATTTTGCGCAGGTTCTCGCTGCCCAGCCCGGCCATGCGCACTGCTTTTTCGATTGAGGAATGGGCTTCGCTTGAGCAATACAGCGTATAGCGGGGCAGGCCTTGTAAGCCTTGGCTATTGGCCCGGCCCTGGCTGGCTTTTTCACGTGCGCTTAAAATGGCGCAAAACGTGGCGGTTGAAGCGGTATCCTGAATTACGCCCACCCATTGCCTGGGCAGGCCAAGCAAATCGCGCAGCCATTCCAGCATGCGTTCTTCGAGTTCGGTGGCTGCTGGCGAGGTCAACCAGCTCATACACTGTGCTCCCAAGGTGGCCGTCAGCATTTCAGCCAAAACCGAGGGGGGGCTGCTATTGGCTGGGAAATAACCAAAAAATCGCGGGTGCTGCCAATGGGTCATACCGGGCATAATCTGGGTTTGAAAATCTGCGAAAATCGCGTCAAACGATTCTCCTGTGGCAGGGGCTGCCTCAGGGATCTGTTGATAAATTGC
Above is a genomic segment from bacterium (Candidatus Blackallbacteria) CG13_big_fil_rev_8_21_14_2_50_49_14 containing:
- a CDS encoding lysophospholipase: MHHFLALGDSYTIGEGLTDKERWPQQLTQGLRNRGLEIADPQIIAQTGWTTQDLRKAIAEASLTPPYDLVSLLIGVNNQYQDRSEAEYEQEFELLLRQAIALAGMRKERVFVLSIPDWGVTPFAKDRDRAEIASAIDGFNRINARLSYQFGVQYLNITTLSRDMGKFQQLVGEDGLHPSAEMYRRWVDQLIDRARRELTELSIRNES
- a CDS encoding aspartate aminotransferase family protein, which gives rise to MEPHEFRQHAHHLVDWMADYLEEVRQWPVSPQLAPGAIYQQIPEAAPATGESFDAIFADFQTQIMPGMTHWQHPRFFGYFPANSSPPSVLAEMLTATLGAQCMSWLTSPAATELEERMLEWLRDLLGLPRQWVGVIQDTASTATFCAILSAREKASQGRANSQGLQGLPRYTLYCSSEAHSSIEKAVRMAGLGSENLRKIEVDQNFALQATALETQIQADRAAGYEPLCVVAAFGTTGSTAIDPLAEIAAICQREGLWLHIDAAFAGSALILPEIQALAHGLEYADSFVFNPHKWLLTNFDCSAYYVRDPQALLDTFALTPEYLKTGQDAQVKNFRDWGPQLGRRFRALKLWFVLRSYGAEGLKSLIQTHLAWAQTLAKTLKAESDFEVLAPVHFNTLCFRYAPPGKTPEDLDRLNPKLLEALNASGKLFMTHTRLRGVYVLRWVIGQTRVSWEDLAESWEQVKSTARAL